In one Haloplanus salinus genomic region, the following are encoded:
- a CDS encoding signal peptidase I — translation MNHTIRQTLRPPTAGRAVLVVVLLALIAPFVVYAVPATVGAEASYVVLTASMTPAIAPGDVVIVDSVPARDVAVGDVIVFEQRTGDAVPITHRVVDVERSADAPPAFQTKGDANEDADLSPVTPDRLIGRVVFSIPLIGYVIQFVGTPAGFVALVVLPLGLLVVSEVADLLRAGRAEPAAASDVDVASDATVAEADTTADVGAATTTAAAPDEVVFTPADLTLSSVVLGAFTAYAGYVAFGTPTAVSVTLVIAAGALFALTVALRLFAPFDAATAADQLAAAPAVRIDGGRPAGPSVDVASPADLSAIATTLGRPLLRDDSDRYVVFDGVVTYACDAPARPDDVDAEVAAIERHLGPTTDPESAARTGAESLTSTPAESGGTR, via the coding sequence ATGAATCACACTATTCGGCAGACTCTGCGGCCCCCGACGGCTGGACGAGCGGTACTCGTCGTCGTTCTCCTGGCCCTGATCGCCCCCTTCGTCGTCTACGCGGTCCCCGCGACCGTCGGTGCCGAAGCGAGTTACGTGGTCCTGACGGCCAGCATGACACCCGCCATCGCGCCGGGCGACGTGGTGATCGTCGACTCGGTGCCGGCCCGAGACGTCGCCGTCGGCGACGTGATCGTGTTCGAGCAACGGACCGGCGACGCCGTCCCGATCACGCACCGGGTGGTCGACGTGGAGCGATCTGCCGACGCCCCGCCGGCCTTCCAAACCAAGGGTGACGCGAACGAGGACGCCGACCTATCCCCCGTGACGCCGGACCGGCTGATCGGGCGGGTCGTCTTCTCCATCCCGTTGATCGGCTACGTCATCCAGTTCGTCGGGACGCCGGCCGGCTTCGTCGCGCTCGTGGTGCTTCCACTCGGCCTGCTGGTCGTCTCGGAAGTCGCTGACCTACTACGTGCGGGACGGGCGGAGCCGGCGGCTGCGAGCGACGTGGATGTGGCGTCGGACGCCACCGTTGCGGAGGCGGACACCACGGCCGATGTGGGCGCGGCGACGACCACGGCGGCCGCGCCCGACGAAGTCGTGTTCACGCCCGCGGACCTGACGCTGTCGAGCGTCGTCCTCGGTGCCTTCACCGCCTACGCGGGCTACGTCGCCTTCGGGACGCCGACGGCCGTCTCCGTGACCCTCGTCATCGCCGCCGGGGCGCTGTTCGCCCTCACGGTCGCGCTGCGACTGTTCGCGCCGTTCGACGCGGCGACGGCCGCCGACCAACTGGCGGCCGCCCCGGCGGTGCGCATCGACGGCGGTCGCCCGGCCGGCCCGAGCGTCGACGTGGCGTCGCCGGCCGACCTCTCGGCCATCGCCACCACCCTCGGCCGGCCCCTCCTGCGTGACGACAGCGACCGGTACGTCGTCTTCGACGGCGTCGTGACGTACGCCTGCGACGCGCCGGCACGTCCCGACGACGTCGACGCGGAGGTCGCCGCCATCGAGCGACACCTCGGGCCGACGAC